In one window of Nesterenkonia sandarakina DNA:
- a CDS encoding aldo/keto reductase, with product MGASEIEVSGLCLGGNTFGWTSDRETSFEVLDAYLAGGGNFVDTADSYSAWVQGNSGGESETIIGQWLAARGNRDEVVLATKVSQHPDFKGLAGANVVAAAEASLRRLGTEHIDLYYAHFDDEQTPLEETVEAFETLVAAGKVRAIGLSNYTTERIRQWFEIARATGASLPVALQPHYNLVHRGDYETGKSAIAQEEGLAVMPYFALASGFLSGKYRRREDLEGAARAGMAGKHLSKSGLKVLETVEEIAQRLEVGMPAVALAWLRTRPQVLAPIASARTTEQLPALLAGAQLELSPQDAQALTAVSQEMEH from the coding sequence CTGGGAGCCAGCGAGATCGAGGTCTCCGGCCTGTGCCTGGGCGGCAACACCTTCGGCTGGACCAGTGACCGCGAGACTTCCTTCGAGGTCCTTGATGCCTACCTCGCAGGTGGCGGGAACTTCGTGGACACCGCCGACAGCTATTCGGCCTGGGTGCAGGGCAACAGCGGAGGCGAGTCCGAGACGATCATCGGGCAGTGGCTGGCCGCCCGCGGCAACCGGGACGAGGTCGTCCTGGCCACCAAGGTGAGCCAGCACCCCGACTTCAAGGGGCTCGCCGGAGCAAACGTCGTCGCAGCCGCCGAGGCCTCGCTGCGACGGTTGGGGACCGAGCACATCGACCTCTACTACGCGCACTTCGACGACGAGCAGACGCCGCTGGAGGAGACCGTCGAAGCCTTCGAGACCCTCGTGGCGGCAGGCAAGGTCCGCGCGATCGGACTCTCGAACTACACAACGGAACGGATCCGTCAGTGGTTCGAGATCGCTCGTGCCACCGGGGCGAGCCTGCCCGTGGCGCTGCAGCCGCATTACAACCTGGTCCACCGGGGTGACTATGAGACCGGCAAGAGCGCGATCGCGCAGGAGGAAGGACTGGCCGTGATGCCCTACTTCGCTCTGGCCTCTGGCTTCCTGTCCGGAAAGTACCGTCGCAGAGAAGACCTCGAGGGTGCAGCTCGCGCCGGAATGGCCGGGAAGCATCTCTCCAAGTCCGGGCTCAAGGTCTTGGAAACCGTGGAGGAGATCGCGCAGCGCCTCGAGGTCGGCATGCCTGCTGTGGCGCTGGCCTGGCTGCGGACCCGCCCGCAGGTGCTGGCTCCGATCGCCAGCGCCCGCACCACCGAGCAGCTCCCAGCCCTGCTTGCCGGAGCTCAGCTTGAACTCTCTCCGCAGGATGCGCAGGCGCTCACCGCCGTCTCACAGGAAATGGAGCACTGA
- a CDS encoding maleylpyruvate isomerase family mycothiol-dependent enzyme — MVDDEPTASRGLPLAQLAELQRAFESALAGADPESPVPSCGRWSVRELAEHLGSVHVWAAGKVLGERMERPGAAAARDGASEDCSLATRYRAEAELLRTTLSSVPPDQPCQTFTGLGPASFWQRRQIHETLIHLWDLSQALGSASPEVQPAVWEDCVAKVVEVLHPRQLRLGRAEDPQDSLLLVSEGSGRQWRVPAGSSAEPAAVLRACGAELALLLWGRLEETGLTVSGDARAAAGVLAGPLTP, encoded by the coding sequence ATGGTCGACGACGAGCCCACCGCCTCACGGGGACTGCCATTGGCGCAGCTTGCCGAGCTGCAGCGCGCCTTCGAGTCTGCGCTGGCAGGTGCCGACCCGGAGTCCCCGGTGCCGAGCTGCGGCAGATGGTCCGTGCGGGAACTGGCGGAGCACCTGGGATCCGTGCACGTCTGGGCGGCTGGCAAGGTGCTCGGCGAGAGGATGGAACGTCCCGGTGCTGCGGCTGCCCGGGACGGCGCCTCGGAGGACTGCTCGCTGGCCACCCGCTACCGGGCAGAGGCTGAGCTGCTGCGCACCACGCTGTCCTCGGTGCCCCCCGATCAGCCATGTCAGACGTTCACCGGCCTGGGTCCGGCGTCGTTCTGGCAGCGACGACAGATCCACGAGACGCTGATCCACCTCTGGGACCTGTCTCAGGCGCTGGGATCTGCGAGTCCCGAGGTCCAGCCCGCAGTCTGGGAGGACTGTGTCGCAAAGGTGGTGGAGGTGCTGCATCCTCGGCAGCTCCGACTGGGCCGCGCCGAAGACCCCCAGGATTCCCTGCTGCTGGTCTCGGAGGGCTCAGGCAGGCAGTGGCGGGTCCCCGCCGGGTCCTCCGCTGAACCGGCTGCGGTGCTCAGGGCCTGCGGCGCCGAGCTCGCCCTGCTGCTCTGGGGCCGTCTGGAGGAAACCGGGCTCACCGTCAGCGGTGATGCGCGGGCAGCCGCAGGAGTTCTCGCCGGCCCGCTGACACCGTAG
- a CDS encoding sulfite exporter TauE/SafE family protein, whose amino-acid sequence MVEIQALSWVLLGAGALVVGLSKTALPGAGTLAVVLFAMALPARESTAALLVLLLVGDLFAISMYRKTVDWAILRRLIWPVLLGVAVGTVFLGIASDSAVRRVIGVILLGLLVFTLLRRRGATDQRSSRQTPTRQPSTSPRRAARAAGFGYGWLGGFTTMVANAGGPVMSMYLLAMRLDVKTFLGTAAYFFFAVNLLKVPFQIGLGLLNTQILSIVMLLVPLVVAAAFLGRWIAGRISQTVFERLVLGLTAVGAVNLLV is encoded by the coding sequence ATGGTGGAGATTCAGGCGCTGAGCTGGGTGCTGCTGGGGGCGGGCGCCCTGGTCGTGGGACTCTCCAAGACGGCGCTTCCCGGGGCGGGTACGCTCGCCGTCGTCCTCTTCGCCATGGCCCTGCCGGCCCGCGAGTCCACCGCGGCGCTGCTGGTGCTGCTGCTCGTCGGCGATCTCTTCGCGATCTCGATGTACCGCAAGACCGTGGACTGGGCGATTCTGCGCCGACTGATCTGGCCGGTGCTGCTCGGCGTGGCGGTGGGCACGGTGTTCCTCGGGATCGCCTCCGACTCCGCGGTGCGCCGCGTGATCGGCGTGATCCTGCTGGGACTGCTGGTCTTCACGCTGCTGCGGCGCCGCGGTGCGACAGACCAGCGGTCAAGCCGGCAGACCCCGACGCGGCAGCCCTCGACGAGCCCGCGCCGTGCGGCCCGCGCGGCCGGGTTCGGCTACGGCTGGCTGGGCGGGTTCACCACGATGGTGGCCAACGCCGGGGGACCGGTGATGAGCATGTATCTGCTGGCCATGCGCCTGGACGTCAAGACGTTCCTGGGCACCGCCGCCTACTTCTTCTTCGCGGTGAACCTGCTGAAGGTGCCGTTCCAGATCGGTCTGGGGCTGCTGAACACCCAGATCCTGAGCATCGTGATGTTACTGGTGCCGCTGGTGGTGGCGGCGGCGTTCCTCGGCCGGTGGATCGCCGGACGGATCTCACAGACCGTGTTCGAGCGTCTGGTTCTGGGGCTCACGGCCGTCGGCGCCGTGAACCTGCTGGTCTGA